The Linepithema humile isolate Giens D197 chromosome 7, Lhum_UNIL_v1.0, whole genome shotgun sequence genome has a window encoding:
- the LOC137001142 gene encoding uncharacterized protein, with protein MTLDTKDIDEREKIAKEIARTSESIRKKHRTLKTGRVEQEVQLEKRLKPIVEPLKRIVENIKGDDDLVDDLEIKNEPDIKRKRTSSEKKKIKRTSLTTLIQTPLTPPIQASTPFQPQKLVFEAPTYLPTENVFETTDPSFVTSVRQTMQTSDGREALYGQMGPLGQEYIGELLSGDKKRGIDNVYGVYFNDAGTFLGDKVFDIDRDDNVIVDGVKYAGTPGLFELIFKRLPDDTLCTEDDKQKYKSILLLATNAHRRGHNAHLPILGNKGYKYKHIITPLISKKGGGVAHLDKRGAGRTLPKCNIPQTMIVTDNAVDYVHWDDPNELVDRFRLLDASRQAGNNAHNNEFLSIIEELREAGLIIN; from the coding sequence atgacgctcgacacgaaagatatcgacgagagggagaagatcgcgaaggaaatcgctcgtacgagcgagtcgATTCGCAAGAAGCATCGGACGTTGAAGACGGGTAGAGTGGAGCAAGAGGTGCAATTGGAGAAACGGTTGAAACCGATCGTAGAGCCGTTGAAACGAATCGTGGAGAACATCAAGGGTGACGATGATTTGGTTGACGATCTCGAGATTAAAAACGAACCGGACATCAAACGAAAGCGGACAAGCtctgagaagaagaaaatcaagcgtACCTCGTTGACGACACTGATACAGACCCCATTGACGCCACCGATACAAGCCTCGACTCCGTTCCAGCCGCAAAAATTGGTGTTTGAAGCGCCGACATATTTACCGACCGAAAACGTGTTCGAAACCACGGACCCGTCTTTCGTAACATCCGTGAGacagacgatgcaaacgtcCGATGGTCGGGAAGCTCTGTACGGCCAAATGGGTCCGCTGGGTCAAGAGTACATCGGGGAGCTCTTGAGCGGTGATAAGAAGAGAGGGATCGACAACGTGTACGGTGTATACTTCAACGATGCGGGAACGTTTCTCGGAGACAAGGTCTTCGACATTGATAGAGACGACAATGTGATCGTGGACGGTGTGAAATACGCTGGCACACCCGGcttgtttgaattaatattcaaaagacttcccgacgatacgctgtgtacggaggatgacaaacaaaagtacaagagcaTACTACTACTCGCTACTAACGCTCACAGACGCGGTCATAACGCGCATTTACCTATATTGGGAAATaaaggatacaaatacaaacatatcatcACACCTCTGATATCTAAGAAAGGTGGAGGTGTTGCACATCTCGACAAGAGAGGTGCGGGTCGCACGTTACCCAAATGTAACATACCACAGACCATGATTGTGACCGACAACGCGGTCGATTACGTGCACTGGGATGATCCGAACGAATTGGTGGATCGCTTTCGATTGCTGGACGCCTCCCGTCAGGCGGGAAACAACGCGCACAATAacgagtttctctcgattatcgaggaactgcgcgaagccggtctgattataaattga